From the genome of Blautia pseudococcoides, one region includes:
- a CDS encoding bifunctional folylpolyglutamate synthase/dihydrofolate synthase produces the protein MFTYEEAAAYIEEIPKFTKKNKLEHTRKCLDMLGSPHKNRKMIHVAGTNGKGSVCAFLSTMLEEGGYKCGLFTSPHLMKINERFQINEQMVSDEKFLETFLRVKELSDRLVEQGDYHPTYFEFLFLMGMLIFDDEDVDMVVLETGLGGRLDATNSILNPLACVITSISLDHVEYLGDTIDKIAGEKAGIIKKGVPVIFDANNETAAAVIRRRAKELGCPCYEVKAGSQKLLSYTPKGIGFTFDSGVYGTTELFVPFIAEYQMMNASLAVETMGVLKDIHRIEKETLETGLKHTRWQGRMETILPGVIVDGAHNEDGVAQFVGTVRHFQKEYSISLLFTTVSDKDYADMIRRVCGGLTFANVVTTEIWGSRKQSSVELAKLFKANGCSNVLAVPDSGEAFEKAYALKGDGLLFVVGSLYLAGEIKDYVRRRMND, from the coding sequence TTGTTTACTTATGAAGAAGCAGCAGCATACATTGAAGAAATTCCTAAATTTACAAAGAAAAATAAATTGGAACACACCAGGAAATGCCTGGACATGCTGGGCAGTCCCCATAAGAATAGAAAGATGATCCATGTGGCAGGAACCAACGGAAAGGGAAGCGTCTGTGCTTTTCTGTCCACCATGCTGGAGGAAGGCGGTTACAAATGCGGACTTTTTACATCCCCGCATCTGATGAAGATCAATGAGAGATTTCAGATCAATGAGCAGATGGTCTCAGATGAAAAATTTCTGGAAACTTTTCTCAGGGTGAAGGAGCTGTCCGACCGCCTGGTGGAGCAGGGGGATTATCACCCCACGTATTTTGAGTTCCTGTTTCTCATGGGAATGCTGATCTTTGATGATGAGGATGTTGATATGGTTGTACTTGAGACCGGCCTTGGGGGAAGACTTGATGCTACCAACTCCATTTTGAATCCATTGGCCTGTGTCATCACATCAATCAGTCTGGACCATGTGGAATATCTGGGAGATACCATAGACAAAATAGCCGGCGAAAAGGCAGGCATTATCAAGAAAGGCGTGCCGGTTATCTTTGACGCGAACAATGAGACAGCAGCCGCTGTGATACGCAGGCGCGCAAAGGAACTGGGGTGCCCCTGCTATGAGGTGAAAGCAGGGAGCCAGAAGCTTTTGTCCTATACGCCAAAAGGAATCGGTTTTACCTTTGATTCCGGTGTTTACGGGACCACAGAACTGTTTGTCCCGTTTATTGCAGAATACCAGATGATGAATGCCTCACTGGCAGTGGAGACAATGGGTGTCCTGAAGGATATCCACAGGATAGAGAAGGAAACTCTGGAAACAGGTCTTAAGCATACCAGATGGCAGGGCAGAATGGAGACTATACTTCCGGGCGTGATCGTGGACGGTGCCCATAATGAGGACGGGGTTGCCCAGTTTGTGGGGACAGTCCGGCATTTTCAAAAAGAGTATTCTATAAGCCTTCTGTTTACAACGGTTTCGGACAAGGACTATGCGGATATGATCCGCAGGGTGTGCGGCGGCCTGACTTTTGCCAATGTGGTGACAACGGAGATATGGGGCAGCAGAAAGCAGTCATCCGTGGAGCTTGCAAAGCTTTTTAAAGCAAACGGATGCAGCAATGTACTGGCAGTGCCGGATTCGGGAGAGGCTTTTGAGAAGGCATACGCCCTGAAGGGGGACGGTCTGCTGTTTGTTGTGGGATCTTTGTATCTTGCCGGGGAGATAAAGGATTACGTTAGGAGGAGAAT